In Apteryx mantelli isolate bAptMan1 chromosome 26, bAptMan1.hap1, whole genome shotgun sequence, a single window of DNA contains:
- the HES4 gene encoding transcription factor HES-4 isoform X2, giving the protein MPADTGMEKPTASPIAGAPASASHTPDKPRSASEHRKSSKPIMEKRRRARINESLGQLKTLILDALKKDSSRHSKLEKADILEMTVKHLRNLQRAQMTAALSADPTVLGKYRAGFNECMNEVTRFLSTCEGVNTDVRTRLLSHLSACLGQIVAMNYPPPPPPAGQPAHLAQPLHVQLPPAAAGAMPVPCKLNPAEALSPKVYGGFQLVPATDGQFAFLIPNPAFPPNSGAVIPLYGNASVPASAGGGAAAPPSASPVQGLTSFGGSVVPASQAGSPVGERSESVWRPW; this is encoded by the exons ATGCCCGCCGACACGGGCATGGAGAAGCCGACCGCCTCGCCCATCGCGGGGGCGCCGGCCAGCGCCAGCCACACGCCGGACAAGCCGCGGAGCGCCAGCGAGCACCGCAAG TCCTCCAAGCCCATCATGGAGAAGCGGCGCCGGGCGAGGATCAACGAGAGCCTGGGGCAGCTCAAGACGCTCATCCTGGACGCGCTGAAGAAGGAT AGCTCGCGGCACTCCAAGCTGGAGAAGGCGGACATCCTGGAGATGACGGTGAAGCACCTGCGGAACCTGCAGCGGGCGCAGATGACGG CCGCGCTCAGCGCCGACCCCACCGTCCTCGGCAAGTACCGGGCTGGATTTAACGAGTGCATGAACGAGGTGACGCGGTTCCTGTCCACCTGCGAAGGGGTGAACACCGACGTGCGCACCCGCCTCCTCAGTCATCTCTCGGCTTGCCTGGGCCAGATCGTGGCGATGAActacccgccgccgccgccgccggccggccaGCCCGCACATCTGGCGCAGCCGCTGCACGTCcagctgccccccgccgccgccggcgccatgCCGGTGCCCTGCAAGCTGAACCCGGCCGAAGCCCTCTCCCCCAAGGTCTACGGCGGCTTCCAGCTCGTGCCTGCTACCGACGGCCAGTTCGCTTTCCTCATCCCGAACCCGGCTTTTCCCCCGAACTCGGGCGCGGTTATCCCGCTGTACGGCAACGCCAGCGTGCCGGCgtccgcgggcggcggggccgcggcccccccctcGGCGTCGCCGGTGCAGGGGCTGACGTCGTTCGGGGGCAGCGTTGTTCCGGCCTCCCAAGCGGGGAGCCCCGTCGGGGAGCGCAGCGAGTCCGTCTGGAGGCCTTGGTGA
- the HES4 gene encoding transcription factor HES-4 isoform X1 — translation MPADTGMEKPTASPIAGAPASASHTPDKPRSASEHRKVNGGCRPGRSGGGGGAGWRRARGRAESSKPIMEKRRRARINESLGQLKTLILDALKKDSSRHSKLEKADILEMTVKHLRNLQRAQMTAALSADPTVLGKYRAGFNECMNEVTRFLSTCEGVNTDVRTRLLSHLSACLGQIVAMNYPPPPPPAGQPAHLAQPLHVQLPPAAAGAMPVPCKLNPAEALSPKVYGGFQLVPATDGQFAFLIPNPAFPPNSGAVIPLYGNASVPASAGGGAAAPPSASPVQGLTSFGGSVVPASQAGSPVGERSESVWRPW, via the exons ATGCCCGCCGACACGGGCATGGAGAAGCCGACCGCCTCGCCCATCGCGGGGGCGCCGGCCAGCGCCAGCCACACGCCGGACAAGCCGCGGAGCGCCAGCGAGCACCGCAAGGTAAATGGCGGCTGCCGgccggggcgcagcggcggcggcggcggcgctggatGGCGGCGAGCCCGCGGCCGTGCTGAG TCCTCCAAGCCCATCATGGAGAAGCGGCGCCGGGCGAGGATCAACGAGAGCCTGGGGCAGCTCAAGACGCTCATCCTGGACGCGCTGAAGAAGGAT AGCTCGCGGCACTCCAAGCTGGAGAAGGCGGACATCCTGGAGATGACGGTGAAGCACCTGCGGAACCTGCAGCGGGCGCAGATGACGG CCGCGCTCAGCGCCGACCCCACCGTCCTCGGCAAGTACCGGGCTGGATTTAACGAGTGCATGAACGAGGTGACGCGGTTCCTGTCCACCTGCGAAGGGGTGAACACCGACGTGCGCACCCGCCTCCTCAGTCATCTCTCGGCTTGCCTGGGCCAGATCGTGGCGATGAActacccgccgccgccgccgccggccggccaGCCCGCACATCTGGCGCAGCCGCTGCACGTCcagctgccccccgccgccgccggcgccatgCCGGTGCCCTGCAAGCTGAACCCGGCCGAAGCCCTCTCCCCCAAGGTCTACGGCGGCTTCCAGCTCGTGCCTGCTACCGACGGCCAGTTCGCTTTCCTCATCCCGAACCCGGCTTTTCCCCCGAACTCGGGCGCGGTTATCCCGCTGTACGGCAACGCCAGCGTGCCGGCgtccgcgggcggcggggccgcggcccccccctcGGCGTCGCCGGTGCAGGGGCTGACGTCGTTCGGGGGCAGCGTTGTTCCGGCCTCCCAAGCGGGGAGCCCCGTCGGGGAGCGCAGCGAGTCCGTCTGGAGGCCTTGGTGA